One window of the Archaeoglobus sulfaticallidus PM70-1 genome contains the following:
- the hisC gene encoding histidinol-phosphate transaminase translates to MSCLSYHSLVRDSLSKATEYVPGKDADYVKRKYGVERVVKLASNENPYGASPKTIESFQKFTAFHVYPPKQPEELIEKISEYIGVDSNRIVICAGIDGVLECLFKIFIERGDSVAIAPPTFPYYHILADISGAKKVYLKRDQNFMIAEKDENAKLTIVCSPNNPTGNTEREEIVREIVDGRGIVFIDEAYAEFSDDDMVDFTEEENVVLARTFSKAFGLANLRIGYAVVPEWMKKYFMMVNTPFPISTPAINAAISALEDIDYMRDTVEKIRDERDRVYRELKNVGVEVYPSQANFLFFSLKQFNLPASQYCEELMKRGVIVRDCSSFIGCDEYSVRVSIGRKEDNDVFLDATREILEDQE, encoded by the coding sequence GTGAGTTGCTTGAGCTACCACTCACTTGTGAGAGATAGTCTATCAAAAGCTACGGAATATGTCCCCGGAAAGGATGCAGATTATGTCAAAAGAAAGTATGGTGTGGAGAGAGTTGTAAAGCTCGCTTCAAACGAGAACCCCTATGGAGCGAGCCCTAAAACGATAGAGTCCTTCCAAAAGTTCACAGCCTTTCATGTATATCCTCCAAAACAGCCTGAAGAACTGATCGAGAAGATCTCAGAGTACATTGGCGTTGACAGCAACAGAATAGTCATCTGTGCCGGAATAGATGGTGTTCTCGAGTGTCTGTTTAAAATATTCATTGAGAGAGGAGATAGCGTTGCAATTGCACCACCAACCTTTCCTTACTACCACATCTTAGCAGATATTTCTGGAGCGAAAAAGGTCTATCTAAAGAGAGATCAGAATTTTATGATTGCCGAAAAGGATGAAAATGCAAAGCTGACCATAGTCTGCTCACCCAACAATCCTACCGGAAACACCGAAAGAGAAGAGATCGTCAGAGAGATCGTCGATGGCAGAGGCATAGTTTTCATAGACGAAGCCTATGCAGAATTTTCTGATGATGACATGGTTGATTTTACGGAAGAGGAGAATGTTGTGCTTGCAAGGACCTTCTCGAAGGCTTTCGGTCTTGCAAATCTCAGAATAGGCTATGCTGTGGTTCCAGAATGGATGAAGAAGTACTTCATGATGGTGAACACACCATTCCCAATTTCAACACCTGCAATAAATGCTGCGATTTCAGCACTTGAAGATATAGACTACATGAGGGATACCGTTGAAAAAATAAGAGATGAAAGGGATAGAGTTTACCGGGAGTTAAAGAATGTGGGTGTTGAAGTGTACCCATCTCAGGCGAACTTTCTATTCTTCTCGCTAAAACAGTTCAACCTGCCAGCAAGCCAGTACTGCGAGGAGCTGATGAAGAGAGGGGTTATAGTCAGGGACTGCTCATCATTTATTGGCTGCGATGAGTACAGCGTTAGAGTATCAATAGGTAGAAAGGAAGACAACGATGTGTTTCTGGATGCAACCAGAGAGATTCTGGAGGATCAGGAATGA
- the ftsZ gene encoding cell division protein FtsZ → MKSIVEEALQRAERERMSRFEEPEDVEDEIIQLLHELKTVIKVIGVGGSGCNTVSRMFETGIEGADLYAVNTDVQHLYYTKAHKRILIGKKRTRGLGAGSLPQVGEEAARENEEEIKKLVEGADLVFITCGLGGGTGTGAAPVIAEASQEAGALTIAVVTFPFSAEGAIRRQNAEAGLERLREVTDTVIVIPNDRLLEVVPNYPIQAAFKVADEVLVRAVKGITELITKPALVNLDFADVRTVMEKGGVAMIGLGEASGEDKASESVRKALKSPLLEVDISGARSALVNVTGGPDMTIEEAESVVEEIYSKIDPDARIIWGAMVDPALENTMQTLVIVTGVRSPQILGRKGLPVSRRFGIDIVK, encoded by the coding sequence ATGAAATCTATTGTGGAGGAAGCTCTTCAGAGGGCTGAAAGGGAAAGAATGTCGAGATTTGAGGAACCAGAAGATGTTGAGGACGAGATAATCCAGCTACTCCACGAATTAAAGACCGTAATCAAAGTGATCGGTGTTGGTGGGAGTGGCTGCAACACCGTGTCGAGAATGTTCGAAACGGGTATCGAAGGAGCGGACCTCTATGCCGTGAATACTGATGTTCAACACCTTTACTACACTAAAGCTCATAAGAGAATCCTCATAGGGAAAAAGAGAACTAGAGGACTTGGAGCAGGAAGCCTGCCACAGGTTGGCGAAGAGGCTGCGAGAGAGAACGAGGAGGAGATCAAGAAGCTCGTAGAGGGTGCAGATCTGGTCTTCATAACCTGCGGCCTTGGTGGTGGAACCGGAACGGGTGCTGCACCGGTTATCGCAGAAGCTTCTCAGGAGGCTGGAGCCTTAACAATTGCCGTGGTAACCTTCCCGTTCTCTGCAGAAGGGGCAATAAGAAGACAGAATGCTGAAGCGGGGCTTGAAAGGCTGAGAGAGGTCACGGATACCGTTATAGTAATCCCGAACGACAGGCTGCTTGAGGTCGTACCTAACTACCCGATCCAGGCGGCTTTCAAGGTTGCAGATGAAGTGCTGGTGAGGGCGGTCAAGGGAATAACGGAGCTAATAACAAAGCCTGCACTCGTGAACCTCGACTTCGCCGATGTCAGGACAGTCATGGAGAAGGGCGGTGTGGCAATGATCGGGCTTGGTGAAGCCAGTGGTGAGGACAAGGCATCAGAGTCGGTGAGAAAGGCGTTGAAGAGTCCCCTGCTGGAAGTGGATATATCCGGTGCAAGGTCGGCTCTCGTCAATGTCACCGGTGGGCCAGACATGACGATAGAGGAGGCAGAGAGCGTTGTAGAGGAGATCTACAGCAAGATCGATCCGGATGCAAGGATAATCTGGGGTGCAATGGTAGACCCAGCGCTTGAGAATACGATGCAAACGCTAGTTATAGTGACAGGTGTCAGATCCCCACAGATACTTGGCAGAAAGGGCCTTCCAGTTTCAAGGAGGTTCGGGATAGACATCGTCAAATAG
- a CDS encoding PHP domain-containing protein has translation MLKCELHSHSCLSDGIDTVEDMVRCAIEKKLDVIAVTDHDSLEGSLKALEFVERNGLDITVLPGYELSAKEGHFLIYGDERKLEVLDKGTSIREVDRNWLIVMAHPYQFYRSGVIRAKKYVEFVDAVEVFNSRTISGIFTKKAVSLAKNHGKGFVAGSDAHSCRAIGYGVTVVKSKNSVRSIIEAIRRGETEIVARRYPIRYMLEESIKK, from the coding sequence GTGCTGAAATGTGAGCTTCACTCTCATTCATGCCTCAGCGATGGTATAGATACTGTGGAGGATATGGTCAGATGTGCGATCGAGAAAAAACTGGATGTTATTGCAGTTACAGACCACGATAGCCTTGAAGGCTCTTTAAAGGCTTTGGAGTTCGTCGAGAGAAATGGACTTGATATAACCGTACTTCCAGGGTATGAGCTTTCAGCCAAGGAAGGGCATTTTCTGATTTATGGCGATGAAAGAAAGCTGGAAGTTCTGGATAAGGGAACATCGATAAGGGAAGTTGACAGAAACTGGCTGATTGTAATGGCTCATCCCTATCAGTTTTACAGAAGCGGTGTGATCAGAGCAAAAAAATATGTGGAGTTCGTTGATGCTGTCGAGGTCTTCAACTCCCGAACGATCTCCGGCATCTTCACGAAAAAGGCTGTTAGCCTGGCGAAAAATCATGGAAAGGGCTTTGTTGCTGGAAGCGATGCTCACTCTTGCAGAGCGATAGGCTATGGTGTAACGGTGGTTAAGTCAAAAAATTCAGTAAGATCAATTATAGAAGCTATCAGGAGAGGAGAAACTGAAATTGTTGCGAGAAGGTATCCAATAAGGTATATGCTCGAGGAAAGTATTAAAAAATAG
- a CDS encoding dihydroorotase: protein MKAISGKLFYRGEIIEAGIEIEDGRIKKIDKKIEGEKVEGLILPAGIDVHVHFRDFDEREKETIETGSLSALYGGICLVVDQPNTRPVIDNPETYFKRMEIAEKDSYIDYFLNIALTNSNADRIIDYIKEIEEKYRIPAIGEVFLQHDDENMQIGFDAIKTLRDATSKLITVHAEQPELVKGLGHELRPPEAEIKAVENCLKLGNFHFCHISTYDSAMKISDSDSTFEVAPHHFILNYEDYFKPGFMNVNPPLRSKVEAELMFNSLPVADMIASDHAPHTIEDKKHGKPGFPGVETTYPLLVSMMKKGLVSVRRVVDLIAVNPARIFGFEGYGAIEVGNYANLAVFNLKRVRKIKAEKLHTKAEWTPYENFEAIFPERVYLKGELAVDNLELLVEKGSNANPD from the coding sequence ATGAAAGCCATCAGCGGTAAGTTGTTTTACAGAGGGGAAATTATAGAGGCAGGAATCGAGATTGAGGATGGAAGAATTAAGAAAATAGATAAGAAGATTGAGGGGGAAAAGGTAGAAGGATTGATCCTTCCTGCTGGAATTGATGTTCATGTTCATTTCAGGGATTTTGATGAGAGGGAGAAGGAAACTATAGAGACTGGCTCTCTTTCAGCGTTATATGGTGGAATCTGTCTGGTTGTGGATCAGCCGAACACCAGGCCAGTAATCGATAATCCTGAGACTTACTTTAAGAGGATGGAGATTGCTGAGAAGGATTCGTACATTGACTATTTTCTGAACATAGCCCTTACAAACAGCAATGCTGACAGGATAATCGATTACATCAAGGAGATTGAGGAAAAGTACAGGATTCCTGCGATAGGCGAGGTGTTTCTGCAGCACGATGATGAGAACATGCAGATAGGTTTTGATGCGATTAAGACCCTGAGAGATGCAACATCGAAGCTCATAACAGTCCATGCAGAACAGCCTGAACTCGTTAAGGGACTTGGACATGAGCTCAGACCTCCTGAGGCTGAGATAAAGGCTGTCGAGAACTGCCTGAAGCTTGGAAACTTCCATTTCTGCCACATATCCACCTACGATTCTGCAATGAAAATATCCGACTCGGATTCAACCTTTGAGGTTGCACCTCACCACTTCATCCTCAACTATGAGGACTACTTCAAGCCCGGATTCATGAATGTTAACCCTCCTCTGAGGAGCAAGGTTGAGGCTGAGTTGATGTTCAACAGCCTGCCTGTTGCAGATATGATCGCGAGCGATCACGCTCCACATACAATTGAGGATAAGAAACACGGCAAACCGGGATTTCCGGGAGTGGAGACAACATATCCATTGCTCGTGAGCATGATGAAGAAGGGTCTGGTGAGCGTGAGGAGAGTTGTTGATCTAATAGCCGTGAATCCAGCGAGAATATTCGGGTTCGAGGGATATGGAGCGATTGAGGTTGGGAACTACGCGAACCTTGCCGTGTTCAACCTGAAGAGGGTTAGAAAAATAAAAGCTGAAAAGCTGCATACCAAAGCCGAGTGGACACCCTATGAGAATTTCGAGGCAATATTTCCCGAGAGGGTTTACTTGAAAGGAGAGCTTGCCGTGGACAACCTCGAATTGCTTGTGGAGAAGGGTAGCAATGCAAATCCTGATTGA
- a CDS encoding nitroreductase family protein — translation MDCFDCVKKVMMERRSHRFYLDKEVEREKIEELLELAMWAPSAMNRQQWYFVVVSGEKLKELQETIEKSFDYILGRLERFFKETPKVIALTKQFFKTLGNAPVMIFAYYTPTGDDYSDVQSVSAAIQNMLLAAHAMGLGTCWMTGPVHVEDEINSFLGVEGKKLVAVITLGYPAKTPPVPPRRDNDKKVKWLL, via the coding sequence ATGGATTGTTTTGATTGCGTAAAAAAGGTGATGATGGAGAGAAGGAGCCATAGATTCTACCTCGACAAGGAAGTTGAGAGGGAGAAGATTGAGGAACTGCTTGAGCTGGCAATGTGGGCCCCATCTGCGATGAATCGCCAGCAGTGGTATTTCGTGGTTGTGTCTGGAGAGAAGCTCAAAGAGTTGCAGGAAACGATAGAGAAAAGCTTTGATTACATCCTTGGCAGGCTTGAGAGGTTCTTTAAAGAAACTCCAAAGGTTATTGCCCTCACCAAGCAGTTCTTCAAGACTCTCGGCAACGCTCCGGTGATGATCTTCGCATACTACACCCCCACGGGAGATGATTACAGCGATGTTCAGAGTGTCTCAGCTGCAATCCAGAATATGCTGCTTGCAGCACACGCCATGGGCCTGGGGACATGCTGGATGACTGGGCCAGTTCATGTTGAGGATGAGATAAACAGCTTTCTCGGAGTGGAAGGCAAAAAGCTGGTGGCTGTTATCACCCTCGGCTATCCCGCAAAAACTCCGCCCGTTCCGCCAAGGAGGGACAATGATAAGAAGGTTAAGTGGTTGCTGTAG
- a CDS encoding F420-dependent methylenetetrahydromethanopterin dehydrogenase, whose protein sequence is MVKVGVVKMGAIGTALLVEYLLDERADREDITVRVVTSGAKMQPEEAEIVEKMKEFDPDLVIVVSPNAALPGPKAAREAFEGKPVIVISDAPAKKAKEEFEEKGFGYILVNADSMIGARREFLDPTEMALFNSDVVKVLAATGAFRLVQEEIDKVIEALKEGKTPELPKIVVTAEKAVKAGNFKNPYAKAKAMAAYYIAEKVADIDVKGCFIERDPEKYIPLVAAAHEMMRVAAIEADRAREIEKGGDSVYRNPHAKDGKILSKTSLMEKPQ, encoded by the coding sequence ATGGTTAAAGTAGGCGTAGTTAAAATGGGTGCAATTGGAACGGCTCTTCTTGTTGAATACCTCCTTGATGAGAGGGCTGACAGAGAGGATATAACCGTAAGAGTTGTTACCAGCGGTGCGAAGATGCAGCCTGAAGAGGCTGAGATTGTAGAGAAAATGAAGGAGTTCGATCCAGATCTTGTTATCGTTGTATCTCCAAATGCTGCACTTCCGGGTCCAAAAGCTGCCAGAGAGGCTTTTGAGGGTAAACCGGTAATCGTTATCAGTGATGCTCCTGCCAAGAAAGCGAAGGAGGAATTCGAGGAGAAGGGATTCGGATACATACTCGTCAACGCAGACTCGATGATTGGTGCGAGGAGAGAGTTCCTCGATCCAACTGAGATGGCACTCTTCAACTCAGATGTTGTCAAGGTTCTCGCTGCAACCGGAGCGTTCAGGCTCGTTCAGGAGGAAATAGACAAGGTTATCGAGGCGTTGAAGGAAGGCAAGACTCCAGAACTGCCGAAGATTGTTGTTACTGCTGAGAAGGCCGTTAAGGCTGGGAACTTCAAGAACCCGTATGCCAAGGCAAAGGCTATGGCCGCATACTACATCGCCGAAAAGGTCGCGGACATCGATGTGAAGGGTTGCTTCATCGAGAGAGACCCTGAGAAGTACATCCCGCTTGTTGCAGCAGCCCATGAGATGATGAGAGTTGCGGCAATAGAGGCTGACAGAGCAAGAGAGATCGAGAAGGGTGGAGATTCCGTTTACAGAAACCCGCACGCAAAGGACGGCAAGATTCTCAGCAAGACTTCCCTTATGGAGAAGCCACAGTAA
- the moaA gene encoding GTP 3',8-cyclase MoaA, translating to MLIDRFNRKITNLRISVTDACNLNCFYCHKEGYCVKGSSPDVLSVEDIAEITKAFYELGIKKVKITGGEPLLRKDILDIISVMPDFEEISMTTNGTLLDKYAYELKDAGLNRVNISLDSLNPETYKKITGGELERVLSGLESAVNAGLTPVKLNMVVMKEVNEDEIDDMLEFTSKYNEDDVRVILQIIELLKLPELEDYYMDISSIEERIAKKAINFRIRSMQKRKQYHLGSSVVEFVKPVDNTEFCYNCNRIRITKDGKIKPCLMRNDNLVDVRGLKGYALKEKIFQAVNMREPYFKKKSREAR from the coding sequence ATGTTAATTGACAGGTTTAACAGGAAGATAACCAACCTGAGGATATCTGTTACCGACGCCTGCAACCTCAACTGCTTTTACTGCCATAAAGAGGGTTACTGTGTCAAAGGATCCAGTCCGGATGTTCTGTCCGTGGAGGATATAGCTGAAATCACAAAGGCATTCTACGAGCTTGGAATCAAAAAGGTGAAGATAACAGGAGGAGAACCTCTTCTTAGAAAAGATATCCTCGACATAATATCGGTCATGCCCGATTTTGAGGAGATCTCGATGACAACCAACGGAACCCTCCTAGATAAATACGCATACGAGCTGAAAGATGCTGGATTGAACAGAGTTAACATAAGCCTCGACAGCCTCAATCCAGAGACCTACAAAAAAATAACTGGAGGAGAACTCGAAAGAGTGCTTTCAGGTCTTGAATCAGCAGTTAATGCTGGACTGACCCCTGTAAAGCTGAACATGGTTGTGATGAAGGAGGTAAACGAAGACGAGATTGATGACATGCTGGAATTCACATCGAAATACAATGAAGATGATGTGAGAGTTATACTCCAGATAATAGAGCTTCTCAAGCTTCCGGAGCTTGAAGATTACTACATGGACATAAGCAGCATAGAAGAGAGAATAGCAAAGAAGGCAATAAATTTCAGGATAAGATCTATGCAGAAAAGGAAGCAGTACCACCTTGGAAGTTCGGTTGTCGAGTTCGTCAAACCAGTTGACAACACCGAGTTCTGTTATAACTGCAACAGGATAAGAATAACGAAGGATGGAAAGATCAAGCCATGTCTGATGAGAAACGATAATCTTGTCGATGTTAGAGGACTGAAAGGATATGCGCTTAAGGAGAAAATATTTCAAGCTGTGAACATGAGAGAACCTTACTTTAAAAAGAAAAGCAGAGAAGCTAGGTAA
- a CDS encoding dihydropteroate synthase-like protein, producing MKILTVTGRLAEKDVRKYVSGFDVDVFVADIDVAAFIQPKHIERLDLSNYDLVLVPGLTSADWKAFEKRKGTMVRLGPIHAYDLKSVIPLAEKIEFSHTIPACRLIQREKERESIDAVDSLGDFAFRIGDVEIGGNTRMKVVAEIVDATRLSENELAERLRYYEEHADIIDLGIPLDEKPEEVERTVEFAKKITRLPLSIDTFDERLIEAAINKRIDMVMSISSKNLSALDYIDDQAVVVVGRSTRELLELTDTVRDKTSKVIADPVLDPPLNLAESIMRYAEYRKADSITPMLFGIGNVTELVDSDSIGINAVLAFIAEELSANLLFTTEASVKTTGSIRELKIASYMAKAAKIRNSSPKDLGINLLALKEKTRLESCKIPENFIEGQESREFIRDPCGDFRIWISEGRIVCSHDRAVIVGRTAKEIYDAAVKMGLLSRLDHACYLGRELAKAEIALKLGKNYTQDRDLDFGFYTRGIFQR from the coding sequence ATGAAAATTCTCACGGTAACGGGAAGGCTGGCTGAAAAAGATGTGAGGAAATATGTTTCTGGCTTTGATGTTGATGTCTTCGTAGCAGACATCGATGTTGCCGCTTTCATACAGCCCAAGCATATTGAGAGGCTTGACCTAAGCAATTACGATCTCGTTCTCGTTCCCGGACTGACATCTGCTGACTGGAAAGCTTTTGAAAAAAGAAAGGGTACAATGGTCAGGTTAGGCCCAATTCACGCTTACGATCTTAAATCCGTAATTCCATTAGCTGAGAAGATTGAATTCAGCCACACCATCCCAGCCTGCAGGCTGATCCAGAGGGAGAAGGAGAGAGAGTCAATAGACGCTGTAGATAGCCTTGGAGATTTCGCGTTCAGGATTGGAGATGTTGAGATTGGTGGAAACACGAGGATGAAGGTCGTAGCAGAGATAGTTGATGCCACGAGGCTAAGCGAGAATGAGCTTGCTGAGAGGTTAAGGTATTACGAAGAGCATGCAGACATAATAGACCTCGGAATTCCACTCGATGAGAAGCCAGAAGAGGTTGAGAGAACAGTTGAATTCGCTAAAAAGATTACCAGGCTACCGCTTAGCATAGACACATTCGATGAGAGGCTAATAGAGGCCGCTATTAACAAAAGAATCGACATGGTTATGAGTATCTCAAGCAAAAACCTGTCAGCACTCGATTACATAGACGATCAGGCGGTGGTTGTTGTTGGAAGAAGCACCAGAGAGTTGCTTGAACTCACAGACACTGTCAGAGATAAAACCAGTAAGGTTATAGCCGATCCCGTGCTGGACCCCCCGCTGAACCTTGCAGAGTCGATTATGAGATATGCTGAATACAGGAAGGCTGACAGCATCACACCCATGCTGTTCGGGATAGGAAATGTCACCGAGCTTGTTGATTCTGACTCAATTGGAATCAATGCCGTCCTTGCCTTCATAGCGGAAGAGCTTTCAGCAAATCTCCTGTTTACGACCGAGGCGAGCGTTAAAACCACAGGGAGCATAAGAGAGCTCAAGATTGCATCCTACATGGCAAAAGCAGCGAAAATCAGGAACTCCTCACCCAAAGATCTTGGAATAAATCTCCTGGCTTTAAAGGAGAAAACAAGGCTTGAAAGCTGCAAGATACCTGAAAACTTCATTGAAGGACAGGAAAGCAGGGAATTTATCAGAGATCCCTGTGGGGATTTCAGAATCTGGATCTCAGAAGGCAGGATTGTCTGCTCTCATGACAGGGCTGTAATAGTCGGCAGAACCGCAAAGGAGATTTACGATGCTGCTGTTAAGATGGGGCTTCTTTCAAGGCTCGATCACGCATGCTACCTTGGCAGAGAGCTTGCAAAGGCAGAAATAGCCCTAAAATTAGGAAAGAACTATACTCAGGACAGGGATCTGGACTTCGGTTTTTACACGAGGGGGATCTTCCAGCGATGA
- the mobA gene encoding molybdenum cofactor guanylyltransferase, giving the protein MYAVILAGGYGRRLGYTEKGLIEIGGKPIISKIIDSLTKFEIIISCRDENQAEKYERFGEVVVDILKDFGPLSGIHSALKKIGERAVFISADMPFVKQEICEAIYRECEGYDAAIPIWNDGKLEPTLSAYSPAVTEKIEQCYRKNIRKVLCAIHGLEKVKYIPIENLKQYDRKLISFMNINTPEDLRKAEIILKTVVQDVN; this is encoded by the coding sequence GTGTATGCAGTAATCCTCGCTGGAGGGTATGGTAGGAGACTCGGTTATACCGAGAAGGGCCTAATAGAAATAGGTGGCAAACCAATTATTTCGAAAATAATAGATTCGCTTACCAAATTTGAAATAATAATCTCCTGCAGAGATGAGAATCAGGCAGAGAAGTACGAAAGATTTGGAGAGGTTGTTGTTGACATTCTCAAAGACTTTGGCCCCCTGTCAGGAATCCATTCCGCGCTGAAAAAGATTGGTGAGAGGGCTGTTTTCATCTCAGCAGATATGCCCTTTGTGAAGCAGGAGATTTGCGAAGCCATATACAGAGAATGTGAAGGATACGATGCTGCCATACCAATATGGAATGATGGAAAGCTTGAACCAACCCTATCCGCATATTCCCCAGCAGTTACAGAAAAAATTGAGCAATGCTACAGAAAAAACATAAGAAAGGTTCTGTGCGCCATTCATGGGCTTGAAAAAGTTAAGTACATTCCAATAGAAAACTTAAAGCAGTATGACAGAAAGTTAATTAGCTTTATGAACATTAACACTCCCGAAGACCTCAGAAAAGCTGAAATTATCCTGAAGACGGTGGTTCAAGATGTTAATTGA
- a CDS encoding zinc ribbon domain-containing protein — MKITAENFGIKVKLVNEAYTSSRCLWCGSKNVKKHKRLFKCLNCGVKAHRDIVGVLNIARLHGEGFNGVLAHPLFLRVDDAPESKSSMWVRMEVRPSEARIIPLVG; from the coding sequence TTGAAGATAACAGCAGAGAACTTTGGAATCAAGGTTAAACTCGTAAACGAAGCATACACTTCATCTCGCTGCCTCTGGTGCGGTTCCAAAAACGTTAAGAAGCACAAGAGGCTGTTTAAATGTCTGAACTGCGGCGTTAAGGCTCACAGAGACATTGTCGGCGTGCTAAATATAGCCCGTCTCCACGGAGAAGGGTTTAACGGGGTGCTGGCACACCCCTTGTTTCTGAGGGTGGACGACGCACCTGAGAGTAAAAGCTCGATGTGGGTGCGGATGGAGGTGAGACCTTCAGAAGCAAGAATCATCCCGCTGGTAGGGTGA
- a CDS encoding tyrosine-type recombinase/integrase, with the protein MFRAVDYEGRIKAELNNMLNSDISDGNKRLIMDYYEYFRLQGISLPRLHRELQSLRQICQNFRDVLNGSLKDLDEATARKLAIAIESFKPKRGKDGIATRNEYKKALRRLNTWLGKEELNKYFKVRDKVDNELTADDLITADDFFKLLKACRRVRDSALIAMHYDLGCRPEELLTLQLKHIRRDDLGIKVNIHQSKTFTRAPRLTFSIPYVLEWLEAHPARDDPDAPLWIDLNAHRAGKIKHITEEAYYQILQRLKERAGLKKRIFHYLFRHTSITGRGKVLTDLQLCRRHGLVPGSRWLKRYAKLRDDDADIYLLQHYGLVKEKKEEEDPLKPKQCYNCGMVNRADAVRCRWCGVALDIKFIELDKEAEDIVIEKLLGSNLEKNTRRKAGKIG; encoded by the coding sequence ATGTTCCGAGCGGTCGATTACGAGGGAAGAATAAAGGCAGAACTTAACAATATGCTTAATTCCGACATATCAGATGGAAATAAACGGCTGATTATGGACTATTATGAATACTTCAGGCTGCAGGGAATAAGCCTTCCAAGGTTGCACAGGGAACTGCAGTCGTTAAGACAGATCTGCCAGAACTTCAGGGATGTTCTCAATGGTAGCCTGAAGGATCTGGACGAAGCCACGGCAAGAAAGCTCGCCATCGCAATTGAAAGCTTTAAACCGAAACGAGGTAAAGACGGGATTGCGACAAGAAACGAGTATAAGAAGGCTCTGAGAAGACTTAACACTTGGCTGGGTAAAGAGGAACTCAACAAGTACTTCAAGGTCAGGGATAAAGTCGACAACGAGCTGACGGCTGACGATCTGATAACCGCGGACGACTTCTTCAAGCTGCTGAAAGCCTGCAGACGTGTGAGGGATTCGGCCCTCATAGCAATGCATTACGATCTTGGATGCAGACCCGAGGAGCTCCTGACACTGCAGCTGAAGCACATAAGAAGGGACGACCTCGGCATTAAGGTAAACATCCATCAGAGCAAGACTTTCACGAGGGCGCCCAGGCTGACGTTCAGCATACCTTATGTTCTGGAGTGGCTTGAAGCTCATCCTGCGAGGGATGATCCCGACGCTCCATTATGGATTGATCTGAACGCACACAGGGCTGGAAAAATCAAGCATATAACCGAAGAAGCATATTATCAGATCCTGCAGAGACTCAAGGAAAGAGCAGGACTGAAGAAGAGGATCTTTCATTATCTCTTCAGACACACGAGCATAACGGGGAGAGGTAAGGTGCTGACAGACCTGCAGTTATGCAGGCGTCACGGACTGGTTCCCGGATCCAGGTGGTTGAAGAGGTACGCAAAGCTCAGGGACGATGATGCGGACATATATCTGCTGCAACATTACGGGCTTGTCAAGGAGAAGAAAGAGGAAGAGGACCCACTGAAACCAAAGCAGTGCTACAACTGTGGAATGGTTAACAGGGCTGATGCTGTGAGGTGTCGCTGGTGCGGTGTAGCGCTCGATATTAAGTTCATCGAGCTGGACAAAGAGGCTGAGGATATAGTCATAGAAAAGCTACTTGGATCCAACCTGGAAAAAAATACTCGAAGAAAAGCTGGAAAAATTGGTTGA
- a CDS encoding adenylate kinase family protein — protein MIFALTGTPGTGKTSVARMLSDIYDVRSVKEIAEENDCIIDVEDDSLVIDIDSLSEIVRQFRQLDIVIEGHLSHLLSPDVVIVLRCNPKVLKERLLNRNWSEEKIRENLEAEVLDVILVESIEEVDRVYEIDTTDRSVEDVAKIVVEIIEFEKRGIEAKNFKPGSVDWISVLGDEVDDFLRI, from the coding sequence ATGATTTTCGCTCTAACTGGTACTCCAGGAACTGGAAAAACCTCGGTTGCCAGAATGCTATCTGACATCTACGATGTCAGGAGCGTTAAGGAGATCGCTGAAGAGAACGATTGCATAATCGATGTTGAAGATGACTCACTTGTGATAGATATCGATTCACTTTCTGAAATAGTCAGGCAGTTCAGACAGCTCGATATCGTGATCGAAGGACATTTATCCCACCTGCTGTCTCCAGATGTCGTGATTGTTCTGAGATGCAACCCAAAGGTGCTGAAGGAGAGGCTGTTAAACAGAAACTGGAGTGAAGAAAAAATCAGGGAAAATCTCGAGGCAGAGGTTCTGGATGTAATACTCGTTGAATCTATAGAGGAAGTCGACAGAGTTTACGAGATCGATACCACAGACAGAAGTGTTGAGGATGTTGCTAAAATCGTGGTGGAGATAATAGAATTTGAAAAGAGAGGTATAGAGGCTAAAAACTTTAAGCCGGGAAGTGTTGACTGGATCTCTGTTCTGGGCGATGAGGTAGATGATTTTTTGAGGATTTAG